The Megalopta genalis isolate 19385.01 unplaced genomic scaffold, iyMegGena1_principal scaffold0100, whole genome shotgun sequence genome window below encodes:
- the LOC143262231 gene encoding uncharacterized protein LOC143262231, with the protein RRAGQRRRRRRSPSALRKILGPSQPRDPARVPRIFANCCDDDDVDGDGDSEDDEGDENDHDDGDDNDDDDDNDDDDNDDDDDDDDDDDDDDDDDDDDDDDDDGDNDDDNDNDDNDNDDDNDNDNDDDDNDDDDDADNDDDDDNDDDDDNDDDDDDDDDDNDDDDDDDNDDDDDDDDDDDDDDDDDDDDDDDDDDDDDDDDDDDDNDDDDYDDDDNDDNDNDDDDDDYDDDDDNDNDDDDYDDDNDDDGNDDDNDDDDDDDYDGNDDGYDDDDDDDDDDDNGDDDDDDDDGDDGTVRLTSCEP; encoded by the coding sequence CGCCGGGCGGGCCAGCGCCGACGTCGACGCCGATCACCGTCGGCGCTCCGAAAAATCCTTGGCCCGTCGCAACCTCGTGACCCGGCCCGCGTTCCAAGGATCTTTGCGAATTgctgcgacgacgacgacgttgaCGGTGACGGTGACAGCGAGGACGACGAAGGTGATGAAAACGACCACGATGACGGCGACGACaacgatgacgatgacgacaATGACGATGACGACAATGACgatgatgacgatgatgatgatgatgatgatgatgatgatgatgatgatgatgatgatgatgatgatgatgatggtgaCAATGATGATGACAATGACAACGACGATAATGACAATGATGacgacaatgacaatgacaatgatgatgatgacaatgacgacgacgatgatgctgacaatgatgacgatgatgacaatgacgatgacgatgacaatgacgatgatgatgatgatgatgatgatgacaatgacgacgacgatgatgatgacaatgatgacgatgatgacgatgacgacgacgacgacgatgatgatgatgatgatgatgatgatgatgatgatgatgatgatgatgatgatgatgatgatgatgatgatgacaaTGATGACGACGATTATGACGATGACGACAATGACGATAATGACAATGATGACGACGATGATGACTATGATGACGATGACGACAATGACAATGATGATGATGACTATGATGATGACAATGATGATGATGGCAATGACGATGACAATGACGACGATGATGACGATGACTATGACGGCAATGACGACGGCTatgatgacgatgacgacgatgatgatgacgatgacaacggtgacgacgatgacgatgacgacgacggtgACGACGGGACGGTGCGTTTGACGAGCTGCGAGCCGTGA